The Chryseolinea soli genome contains a region encoding:
- a CDS encoding family 16 glycoside hydrolase has translation MKIQILSTGLFVALTIASALGQPKNIKLSTSEKDYDMKNATLAPYAGEGLSGVQLTTPNQRSGAAWLKGKTFTEGVIEFDVMGANNPGASFVGIAFHAQNDSTYDCIYFRPFNFVAPKQENRDHMVQYISMPENDWYTLREKRTGEFEKEIKNAPNPDKWFHARIEVKSNTIKVFVNGDPTPALVVNKLNTHHGGKIGLWVGSNSFGRFANLKF, from the coding sequence ATGAAAATTCAGATTCTTTCCACTGGCCTCTTTGTAGCACTGACCATCGCTTCAGCCTTGGGTCAACCTAAAAACATCAAACTCAGCACGTCCGAAAAGGACTACGATATGAAAAACGCCACCCTGGCACCATACGCCGGGGAGGGCCTAAGCGGCGTGCAATTGACCACCCCAAATCAGCGGAGTGGCGCCGCCTGGTTGAAAGGCAAAACGTTCACGGAAGGCGTCATCGAGTTCGACGTCATGGGTGCTAACAACCCCGGCGCCAGTTTTGTGGGCATCGCCTTCCACGCCCAGAACGACAGCACCTACGATTGCATCTATTTCCGTCCTTTTAATTTCGTGGCTCCCAAGCAAGAAAACCGCGACCACATGGTCCAGTACATCAGCATGCCCGAGAACGACTGGTACACATTACGCGAAAAACGCACCGGCGAATTTGAAAAGGAAATAAAAAACGCGCCCAACCCCGACAAATGGTTCCACGCCCGCATCGAGGTGAAGAGCAACACGATCAAAGTGTTTGTCAACGGCGATCCAACGCCAGCCCTGGTGGTAAATAAGCTGAATACGCATCACGGCGGGAAAATAGGGCTGTGGGTAGGATCCAACTCGTTTGGCCGGTTCGCCAATCTGAAATTTTAG
- a CDS encoding methyltransferase domain-containing protein: MELSLAIRLIEKGIPPSSDSQTWMDLGAGKGLFTNALASLLPPNSTVYAIDKDPVALRGLTLSNAVITLKKLQKDFVSYDLDAIVANGVLMANALHYVSNKMVFLRQLKKHFSPGSRLIVVEYDTDRANAWVPYPIRYTSLQSLLEQSGFRAVAKMDETPSIFNNNLMYSAVAVYGDDR; this comes from the coding sequence GTGGAACTGTCACTAGCCATCAGGTTGATTGAAAAAGGAATACCCCCGTCTTCCGACAGCCAGACTTGGATGGACCTCGGTGCGGGGAAAGGCCTTTTCACCAACGCCCTCGCGTCCCTGCTCCCACCCAATAGCACCGTCTATGCCATCGACAAAGATCCCGTGGCCCTGCGAGGCCTGACGCTCAGCAACGCGGTGATCACGCTGAAGAAATTGCAAAAGGATTTTGTCAGCTACGACCTCGACGCCATCGTGGCGAACGGCGTGCTCATGGCCAATGCGCTGCATTATGTGTCAAATAAAATGGTGTTTCTGCGACAATTGAAGAAGCATTTTAGTCCCGGCAGCCGGCTCATCGTGGTGGAATACGACACCGACCGTGCCAATGCCTGGGTACCCTACCCTATCCGTTACACGTCGCTGCAGTCCCTGCTGGAGCAAAGCGGTTTCCGCGCGGTGGCGAAAATGGACGAAACGCCTTCCATCTTCAACAACAACCTGATGTACTCCGCGGTGGCCGTGTACGGCGACGATCGCTAA
- a CDS encoding zinc-dependent alcohol dehydrogenase family protein produces MKAIHLKKFGLENLQLVEAKTPDPGPDEVLIRVDAVSLNYIDLAVTKGIYNSALALPRIPVSDGAGVVETVGSAVTRFKKGDRVMVHYYQKWLAGKRTVAMAQSQAGQATQGALAEYAVFPEYGLVRIPDSLTTVEASTLPIAALTAWTGLIEQGQVTAGHTVLTQGTGGVSIFALQFAKALGARVIATSGSDAKLEKLKALGADDVINYKTNPAWDEEVLRLTGGEGADATLDVGGAETIGKSLRSLRMHGFVGLVGFITGATLPIDFFRMVNACLRVQGLSVGSRESLENMVRAVDGVKLKPVIDTIYPIEKTQEAFRHMESGSFVGKIVVKI; encoded by the coding sequence ATGAAAGCAATTCATCTGAAGAAATTCGGTCTCGAAAATCTGCAATTGGTAGAAGCCAAGACACCGGATCCGGGACCGGACGAGGTGCTCATCAGAGTAGATGCCGTCTCCCTGAACTATATCGACCTTGCTGTCACCAAAGGGATATACAATTCCGCGTTGGCACTTCCCCGCATCCCGGTTTCGGATGGTGCCGGGGTCGTTGAAACCGTGGGCAGTGCGGTCACGCGGTTCAAAAAAGGCGACCGCGTGATGGTGCACTATTACCAGAAATGGCTGGCCGGCAAGCGAACGGTGGCCATGGCGCAAAGTCAGGCTGGCCAGGCAACGCAGGGTGCGCTCGCGGAATACGCCGTCTTTCCCGAGTATGGGTTGGTGCGCATCCCCGATTCGCTCACGACGGTCGAAGCTTCCACCCTTCCCATCGCGGCGCTCACGGCATGGACCGGGTTGATCGAGCAAGGCCAGGTCACAGCCGGCCACACGGTGCTCACACAGGGAACGGGTGGCGTTTCCATTTTCGCCCTGCAGTTTGCCAAGGCGCTGGGCGCGCGCGTCATTGCCACGTCGGGCTCCGATGCCAAACTGGAGAAATTGAAGGCCCTGGGTGCCGATGATGTGATCAACTATAAAACCAATCCCGCGTGGGACGAGGAGGTGCTACGCCTGACGGGTGGCGAAGGTGCCGATGCTACGTTGGATGTGGGTGGCGCAGAAACTATCGGGAAGTCTTTACGGTCGCTGCGCATGCATGGCTTTGTGGGGCTGGTCGGTTTTATCACGGGCGCAACGTTGCCCATCGATTTTTTCAGAATGGTCAACGCCTGTCTTCGTGTGCAAGGCTTGTCGGTAGGAAGTCGCGAAAGCCTGGAGAATATGGTGCGTGCCGTCGATGGCGTCAAACTGAAGCCTGTGATCGATACGATTTATCCGATCGAAAAAACGCAAGAAGCCTTCCGTCACATGGAGAGCGGATCGTTTGTGGGAAAGATCGTCGTGAAGATTTGA
- a CDS encoding winged helix-turn-helix transcriptional regulator, whose translation MKTEVKEMMMEQCSVDYAFQRIGGKYKGRILWHLSQKTRRYGELRKGLIGITPKMLTQALRELEDDGLITRHEYIELPPRVEYTLTPDGRELVPFIALLSVWAKGQMRKRGVPILTKHSEDMDYCV comes from the coding sequence ATGAAAACTGAGGTAAAAGAAATGATGATGGAACAGTGTTCCGTAGACTATGCTTTTCAGCGGATCGGCGGCAAATACAAAGGCCGCATCCTTTGGCACCTGAGTCAAAAGACCCGCCGCTACGGAGAGCTTCGAAAAGGCCTCATCGGCATCACACCGAAAATGCTAACGCAGGCTTTGCGCGAGCTCGAAGATGACGGCCTCATCACGCGACACGAATACATCGAGCTCCCGCCACGCGTGGAATATACCCTCACGCCCGACGGACGCGAACTGGTTCCCTTTATTGCGTTGCTCAGTGTGTGGGCAAAAGGTCAGATGCGAAAGCGCGGCGTACCCATCCTCACAAAACACTCGGAGGACATGGACTACTGCGTGTGA
- a CDS encoding ABC transporter permease: MIRNQLRFSARVFLKDKFFSILNILGLALGIAVSIILLLILQNDLSYDKYHVNHKRIYRLGGHLQATGVDGRSSRSARELGAILKAEFPEVQEVVRANSWDRTLVKYEPKDGEEKAFYEENIVRTDSTYFQVFTHKFIAGDPKTCLRDLQTLVVTESTAKRYFGDENPLDKTLLIGDTPWKVTGVIEDVPENTHLKFDILLSRLIDREWVIENGSVKSEAFWNPDVYTYLLVPDHYNPKDFMAKFPAIYTKYFKSFGDQVGGKYTPILEPLADIHFHSTLQGDEPHGNMAYLYAFTGIGIFIIVLACINYMNLSTAKSVNRAGEIAMKKTLGSSKRALVFSFLMESVFLSMLSLILAIGLVFLVLKGTSFNTLVGKSLSPNFLNNPLLLFGSIGIALGIGIISGLYPAFYLPGIPTIMALKGAFKNRKSSHVLRRVLITAQFAISIFVVVCTLFMQDQIDYMRSRELGFNKENVVVLPILDTLVQHQLTGIKNEFLQNPNIIAATTSYSIPGMNVDGGSVMMAESKEGMTQQRFTGMFVGEDYLKTMGISIVEGRDFQTGPQADVRDVFIANEAAVKLMGWGKDSTNQQGPIGKKLKWFHGETDGHVIGVVKDFNFNSLHNAIEPLIIVKVDTEGGWLHLRVKNENLPETMAYIKKKWAQFDPNHPYEYFFLDERFNAQYKEDEVQHTLLSNLAYICMFISLLGLLGLSAFTATQRTKEIGVRKVHGASVPHIIFLLYKDVMYLILIAAVIIVPLAYYVIQEWMGNFAYQTSLNVFTFVIVALMALVFSFFTVAFHSLKTARMNPVNALKYE; this comes from the coding sequence ATGATCCGCAATCAACTCCGGTTTTCTGCAAGAGTTTTTCTGAAGGACAAATTCTTCTCCATCCTCAACATTCTCGGCCTCGCGCTGGGCATTGCCGTCAGCATTATTTTATTGTTGATCCTGCAAAACGATCTTTCATACGATAAGTATCACGTCAACCACAAGCGCATCTACCGCCTGGGCGGTCACCTGCAAGCGACCGGCGTGGATGGGCGGAGCTCGCGTTCGGCGCGCGAGTTGGGTGCCATCCTGAAAGCGGAGTTTCCCGAAGTGCAGGAAGTGGTGCGCGCCAACAGTTGGGACCGCACGCTGGTGAAATACGAACCCAAAGACGGTGAAGAGAAAGCGTTTTACGAAGAGAATATCGTGCGCACAGACTCCACCTACTTCCAGGTCTTCACGCACAAATTCATCGCCGGCGATCCGAAGACGTGTCTGCGCGATTTGCAGACGCTGGTCGTCACTGAATCGACGGCCAAGCGCTATTTTGGCGACGAGAACCCGCTCGACAAAACCCTTCTGATCGGCGACACACCCTGGAAAGTGACCGGTGTGATCGAAGACGTTCCGGAAAACACGCACTTGAAATTCGACATCCTGCTCTCGCGATTGATCGACCGCGAGTGGGTGATCGAAAATGGTTCCGTGAAGTCGGAAGCATTTTGGAATCCCGATGTGTACACCTACCTGCTGGTGCCCGACCATTACAACCCGAAAGATTTCATGGCCAAGTTCCCGGCCATCTACACCAAATATTTCAAGTCGTTCGGCGACCAGGTCGGGGGCAAATACACCCCCATTCTCGAACCGTTGGCCGACATTCACTTTCACTCCACCCTCCAGGGCGACGAGCCCCATGGCAACATGGCCTATCTTTATGCTTTCACCGGCATCGGCATCTTCATCATTGTGCTGGCCTGCATCAACTACATGAACTTATCGACGGCCAAATCGGTGAACCGGGCCGGGGAGATCGCCATGAAAAAGACACTGGGCTCGTCCAAACGCGCGCTGGTATTTTCCTTTTTGATGGAATCTGTTTTCTTGTCGATGCTTTCCCTGATACTGGCCATCGGGTTAGTTTTTCTTGTATTGAAGGGAACGTCGTTCAATACGTTGGTGGGTAAGAGCCTATCGCCAAATTTTCTGAACAACCCGTTGCTGTTGTTCGGATCAATAGGCATCGCGTTGGGCATCGGGATCATCTCGGGGTTGTATCCCGCTTTCTACCTGCCGGGCATTCCCACGATCATGGCGTTGAAAGGTGCCTTTAAAAACCGGAAGTCGAGCCATGTGCTGCGGCGCGTGCTGATCACCGCGCAGTTTGCCATCTCCATCTTTGTGGTGGTGTGCACACTCTTCATGCAGGATCAGATCGACTACATGCGGTCGCGCGAACTGGGATTCAACAAAGAGAACGTGGTGGTGTTGCCCATTCTCGATACGTTGGTGCAGCATCAACTAACCGGCATCAAGAACGAGTTTCTTCAAAACCCGAATATCATCGCCGCGACCACATCGTATAGCATTCCCGGCATGAACGTAGACGGCGGTTCCGTGATGATGGCCGAATCGAAAGAAGGCATGACACAACAACGCTTCACGGGCATGTTCGTAGGCGAAGACTATCTGAAGACGATGGGCATCTCCATCGTGGAAGGCAGGGATTTTCAGACCGGGCCCCAGGCGGATGTGCGCGATGTATTTATTGCCAATGAGGCGGCGGTCAAATTGATGGGCTGGGGCAAGGACTCCACCAATCAACAGGGACCCATCGGCAAAAAGCTGAAATGGTTCCACGGCGAGACCGATGGCCACGTGATTGGCGTGGTGAAAGATTTTAATTTCAATTCGCTGCACAATGCCATAGAGCCGCTGATCATCGTAAAGGTCGACACCGAAGGCGGTTGGCTCCACTTGCGCGTGAAGAACGAGAACCTGCCCGAGACCATGGCCTACATCAAAAAGAAATGGGCACAATTCGACCCGAATCACCCCTACGAATATTTCTTCCTCGACGAACGCTTCAACGCACAATACAAGGAGGACGAAGTCCAGCACACGTTGTTGTCCAACCTGGCGTACATCTGCATGTTCATTTCGCTGTTGGGATTGTTGGGATTGTCGGCCTTCACGGCCACGCAACGCACCAAGGAGATCGGTGTGCGCAAAGTACACGGCGCCTCGGTGCCGCACATTATTTTCCTGTTATACAAAGATGTGATGTACCTGATCCTCATCGCAGCGGTGATCATTGTGCCGTTGGCTTACTACGTGATACAGGAATGGATGGGCAATTTTGCCTATCAAACGTCGCTGAACGTGTTCACGTTTGTGATCGTCGCCCTTATGGCGTTGGTCTTTTCCTTCTTTACGGTGGCCTTTCACAGCCTGAAGACGGCTCGGATGAATCCTGTGAACGCGTTGAAATATGAATGA
- a CDS encoding GIN domain-containing protein encodes MTTLFRILALIALLYLTEGIQKAVGQPVKQARAVKPFENIVLETSDRTLVQIRESKAVGITIKADAAWIDKIKTSVNGSTLIVHVDEKNFDDGCIEISIQLPVLRKISLNGGGNVQIIDGNLGEDLETSITGGGRIKFEEKSRVQNLFGRVSGGGTVEALNLMAEKASILIVGGGEVMLQVREALEGKIIGGGNILYEGDPQVSSQISGGGRVASRYSRIPAL; translated from the coding sequence ATGACCACCCTGTTCAGAATCCTCGCTCTGATCGCCCTTCTCTACCTGACGGAGGGCATTCAAAAAGCTGTAGGACAACCCGTGAAGCAGGCCCGCGCTGTCAAACCGTTTGAAAATATCGTGTTGGAAACATCCGACCGGACCCTGGTGCAGATCCGGGAATCGAAGGCTGTTGGCATCACGATCAAAGCCGATGCGGCATGGATCGACAAAATAAAAACGTCGGTCAACGGCTCGACCCTCATCGTGCACGTGGATGAAAAAAACTTTGACGACGGTTGTATAGAGATCAGCATCCAATTGCCGGTCCTCCGGAAAATTTCCCTAAATGGCGGAGGGAACGTGCAAATCATCGACGGCAACCTGGGTGAGGACCTGGAGACCAGCATTACCGGTGGCGGTCGCATAAAATTCGAGGAAAAGTCGCGCGTGCAAAATCTCTTTGGCCGCGTGAGTGGCGGAGGCACGGTGGAAGCGTTGAACCTGATGGCGGAAAAGGCCAGCATATTGATTGTGGGTGGAGGGGAAGTGATGCTCCAGGTGCGCGAGGCGTTGGAGGGAAAAATTATCGGTGGCGGCAACATTTTATATGAAGGCGACCCGCAGGTGTCTTCACAGATCAGTGGCGGCGGCCGCGTGGCCAGCCGGTATTCCCGGATCCCGGCGTTGTAA
- a CDS encoding chemotaxis protein CheB translates to MAKMMEGPETKHPDPKIVGIGASAGGMEALHDLFDYLPANTGFSYVVVQHLSPDYKSLMAELLSKHTAMRVREAEDGGEIEPDCIYVIPAKKIMTVHDQKLRLAEKLKKGGPNNAVDIFFTSLAEDLGERAVGIVLSGTGTDGSKGIEAIKRHGGIVIVQDPLTAAFDGMPNSAIATGYVDLILPPEMIGEEMLEFIKDEPLMQSFHSMNRQDEKSLRELLDLLHKSTKHDFNQYKRPTLLRRLAKRMSEVGVADLGSYRQYIRENDDELKILGREFLINVTKFFRDGEAFECLRTQAIPNILSKKSPEDPIKVWVAACSSGEEAYSVALLFRECMEKTGMLFSNLKIFATDIDADALETASRGVYGESITRDVPPSLLKKYFIEEGKSYRVSPELRKHVVFANHDILKDHPFSHIDLVLCRNMFIYINPVLQRKALKKFHFALKLDGYLMLGPSENIGPLKEVLLEVSRKWKLYRCTTKATLADGETMLVPLDKTVFPPISTPAARNPVANMAEIFKDTLLEDRKIVVLVIDREFKVKQAVGNYKTFLHFPDDTFNFNLLKLVAPDLAVALGVIVRRAMTSNEKSVLKRVAVHHEGSPRFVNIIVKPYLTQKEFQEPFLSVILEEDNTEPRVMKAIDPGMVGDLERITELERELTDTRENLQAVIEELETANEEMQANNEEMISTNEELQSTNEELQSLNEELHTVSAEHQSKIQELYELNDDLNNYFNNSDIGQILVDRKMIIRKFTPSSRRMVNFIDADIGRSLVDITTNIPSVDMVAHIRKVIDTGELVTREIETTDHHFYLMRLSPYVRRDKTIDGVVINFIDISQIKRLDSIVQGIFKSSTSGIAAKRAVRNKQRKIVDFEYLALNEAAERMFNVKPGALAGQKLLRMFNGNKTYFDMYVDVVETGVPARLEFYQEATDKWYDTTVVKMLDGVVTTYTDITKRKKDADIIARNYEDLEITSQKLSESNIQLERSNFDLLQFASVASHDLKEPLRKIQAFGNLLQSKINDKLSQSEAGYFDKMINASNRMQYLIDDVLTLSKLSNNGIVKESTDLKALVKEICDDLEVSIRDKKAVVRIGDLPYIDAVPGQMRQVFQNLISNALKFSGPHPPVITMERKPVTREQADTFGVSPDQFACVEVSDNGIGFENEYREKIFGIFQRLHGRNFEGTGIGLAIARKIVENHGGYIYARGEMNKGATFYLILPITPQSSIDVR, encoded by the coding sequence ATGGCTAAAATGATGGAGGGCCCGGAAACAAAACATCCGGACCCTAAAATTGTCGGCATTGGCGCCTCCGCCGGCGGCATGGAGGCGCTGCATGACCTGTTCGATTACTTGCCTGCCAATACAGGCTTTTCTTATGTGGTGGTACAACATCTATCGCCCGACTATAAAAGCCTGATGGCCGAACTATTGTCGAAGCATACCGCCATGCGTGTGCGCGAGGCTGAGGACGGTGGCGAGATCGAACCGGATTGCATCTATGTCATCCCTGCCAAGAAAATAATGACCGTCCACGACCAAAAGCTTCGCCTGGCAGAGAAACTAAAGAAAGGCGGTCCGAACAACGCCGTGGATATCTTTTTTACTTCCCTGGCCGAAGACCTGGGCGAGCGGGCTGTGGGCATCGTGCTTTCGGGCACCGGCACAGACGGATCAAAAGGCATCGAGGCCATCAAACGTCATGGGGGAATAGTGATCGTGCAAGACCCGCTCACCGCCGCTTTCGACGGCATGCCTAACAGTGCCATCGCCACCGGTTATGTGGACTTGATCCTCCCTCCTGAAATGATCGGGGAAGAAATGCTGGAGTTCATCAAAGATGAGCCACTCATGCAATCTTTCCACAGCATGAACCGGCAAGACGAAAAGAGTTTACGCGAATTGCTGGACCTGCTCCACAAGAGCACCAAACACGACTTCAATCAATACAAGCGCCCCACGCTGCTCCGTCGCCTGGCCAAACGCATGTCGGAAGTGGGTGTGGCTGACCTGGGCTCCTATCGCCAGTATATCCGGGAGAATGACGACGAGTTAAAAATCCTCGGGCGTGAGTTCCTGATCAACGTCACGAAATTTTTTCGCGATGGCGAGGCATTCGAATGTTTGCGCACGCAAGCCATCCCCAACATTCTTTCGAAGAAGTCGCCGGAGGATCCCATAAAAGTTTGGGTAGCCGCCTGTAGCAGTGGTGAGGAAGCCTACTCGGTGGCGTTGCTGTTTCGCGAGTGTATGGAGAAAACCGGGATGCTGTTTTCCAACCTGAAAATATTCGCTACCGACATCGACGCCGATGCGCTGGAAACCGCGTCGCGTGGCGTATATGGCGAGAGCATTACGCGCGACGTGCCGCCTTCGTTGTTGAAGAAATATTTTATCGAGGAGGGAAAATCCTATCGCGTCTCGCCCGAGCTGCGCAAGCATGTGGTGTTTGCCAACCACGACATCTTGAAGGATCACCCCTTCAGCCACATCGACCTCGTTCTTTGCCGGAACATGTTCATCTACATCAACCCGGTGTTGCAGCGCAAGGCGTTGAAGAAATTTCATTTTGCCCTGAAGCTGGATGGGTATTTAATGCTGGGCCCTAGCGAGAACATCGGGCCGTTGAAGGAAGTCCTGCTGGAAGTGAGCCGGAAATGGAAACTCTACCGGTGTACTACCAAGGCGACCCTGGCCGATGGCGAGACCATGTTGGTGCCGCTGGACAAGACGGTGTTTCCTCCTATTTCCACCCCGGCAGCACGCAACCCCGTGGCCAACATGGCCGAGATCTTTAAAGACACCCTGCTGGAAGACCGGAAGATCGTGGTCCTCGTCATCGATCGCGAATTCAAGGTGAAGCAAGCCGTGGGAAACTATAAGACCTTTCTTCACTTTCCTGACGACACCTTCAATTTCAATTTACTAAAACTGGTAGCGCCGGACCTGGCCGTGGCCCTGGGTGTGATCGTGCGCCGTGCCATGACGTCGAATGAAAAAAGCGTGCTGAAGCGCGTGGCCGTTCATCACGAAGGGTCGCCGCGCTTTGTGAATATCATCGTGAAGCCCTATCTCACGCAAAAGGAATTCCAGGAGCCCTTCCTGTCGGTGATCCTGGAGGAAGACAATACAGAACCCCGGGTGATGAAAGCCATCGATCCGGGAATGGTTGGCGACCTGGAACGCATCACCGAACTGGAACGCGAGCTCACCGACACCCGCGAAAACCTGCAAGCCGTGATCGAAGAATTGGAGACGGCCAACGAAGAAATGCAGGCCAACAACGAGGAGATGATCTCCACCAACGAAGAGTTGCAAAGCACCAACGAAGAACTCCAGTCGCTGAATGAAGAGCTGCACACGGTGAGCGCTGAACACCAGTCGAAGATCCAGGAACTGTATGAATTGAACGACGACCTGAACAATTATTTCAACAACTCCGACATCGGACAGATATTGGTCGATCGCAAAATGATCATCCGGAAATTCACCCCGTCTTCGCGCCGGATGGTCAATTTTATCGATGCCGACATCGGCCGTTCCCTGGTAGACATCACGACCAATATCCCAAGCGTTGACATGGTCGCTCACATCCGGAAGGTCATCGACACCGGCGAGCTGGTGACGCGGGAGATCGAGACGACCGATCATCATTTCTATCTCATGCGGCTGAGTCCCTACGTGCGGCGTGACAAGACCATCGATGGCGTGGTGATCAATTTTATCGACATTTCGCAGATCAAGCGGCTTGACAGTATCGTCCAGGGGATCTTCAAAAGTTCCACCAGCGGTATTGCCGCCAAGCGCGCGGTTCGCAACAAGCAAAGAAAGATCGTGGACTTTGAATACCTGGCGCTGAACGAAGCGGCAGAGAGAATGTTCAATGTAAAACCCGGCGCCTTGGCAGGTCAAAAGTTGTTGCGCATGTTCAACGGGAACAAGACCTATTTCGATATGTATGTGGACGTCGTCGAAACCGGCGTACCTGCGCGATTGGAATTTTACCAGGAGGCAACCGACAAATGGTACGACACGACCGTTGTGAAAATGCTCGACGGTGTGGTGACCACGTACACCGATATCACCAAGCGGAAAAAAGATGCCGACATCATCGCACGCAACTATGAAGACCTCGAGATCACCTCTCAAAAGCTCTCGGAAAGCAACATCCAACTGGAGCGTTCTAACTTCGACCTGTTGCAATTTGCTTCGGTGGCTTCCCATGACTTGAAGGAACCACTGCGCAAGATCCAGGCGTTTGGAAATTTGTTGCAATCCAAAATCAACGACAAACTCTCACAGAGCGAAGCCGGCTATTTCGACAAAATGATCAATGCCTCCAATCGCATGCAGTACCTCATCGACGACGTGCTGACGCTCTCCAAACTGTCGAACAATGGCATCGTGAAAGAGTCGACCGACTTGAAGGCGCTGGTGAAGGAGATCTGCGACGACCTCGAAGTTTCCATTCGCGACAAGAAGGCGGTGGTCCGGATCGGCGATCTTCCTTACATCGATGCCGTGCCCGGACAGATGCGGCAGGTATTTCAAAACCTCATCAGCAACGCGCTGAAATTCTCGGGCCCTCATCCCCCGGTCATCACCATGGAACGAAAGCCGGTGACCCGTGAGCAGGCAGATACGTTTGGCGTTTCCCCGGATCAATTTGCATGCGTGGAAGTGAGCGACAACGGCATCGGGTTCGAGAACGAATACCGCGAAAAGATCTTTGGCATCTTCCAACGTCTGCACGGCCGGAACTTTGAAGGCACGGGCATCGGGTTGGCTATTGCCCGGAAGATCGTGGAGAACCACGGGGGCTACATCTATGCCCGCGGCGAGATGAACAAGGGTGCTACCTTCTATCTGATCCTGCCCATCACACCCCAATCCAGCATCGACGTGCGTTAG
- a CDS encoding response regulator gives MPVFYPNLLFVNPLKILLVEDDQDDVELMEDVLREKGVPFTLDVVKQGDKVISFLKMGKNFPNVILLDLNIPKLHGRDVLARLKADDDLRHIPVVILTTSSTPAEKEYCLNAGAHQFLTKPTTVDGFDTSIRTILSVATKPL, from the coding sequence GTGCCCGTTTTTTATCCCAACCTGCTTTTTGTGAATCCGCTGAAAATACTTTTGGTAGAAGACGATCAGGACGACGTTGAATTAATGGAGGACGTGCTCCGCGAAAAGGGTGTGCCCTTTACCCTGGACGTTGTGAAGCAGGGTGACAAGGTGATTTCTTTTCTCAAAATGGGTAAAAATTTCCCCAACGTTATCCTCCTCGACCTGAACATTCCCAAGCTCCACGGCCGCGACGTGCTGGCCCGACTGAAGGCCGACGACGACCTCCGACACATCCCCGTGGTGATCCTCACCACCTCGTCCACCCCCGCCGAAAAAGAATACTGCCTCAACGCCGGCGCCCATCAATTCCTCACCAAGCCCACCACCGTCGATGGCTTCGATACCAGCATCCGCACGATCCTGTCGGTGGCCACAAAGCCGCTCTGA
- a CDS encoding ABC transporter ATP-binding protein, whose translation MENSVIVARNLSKTYTETVLKNIDLTIRQGEIIGYIGPNGAGKSTTIKILTGIIPDFDGEVTVLGLDIRKQPVEVKKQIGYIPENAALYDTLTPLEYLYFVGQLYKMDLAIVDKKAKELLELFELSEHLDSRMTTFSKGMRQKVLLIAGMIHNPALLFLDEPLSGLDANAVILVKEILSQLKQAGKTIFYSSHLMDVVEKDFRPHHHHQQRRGDRQRHVCRVERPGDRLA comes from the coding sequence ATGGAAAACTCCGTGATCGTCGCTCGCAACCTGTCGAAAACCTACACTGAGACCGTCCTGAAAAACATCGATCTCACCATCCGGCAAGGGGAGATCATTGGCTACATCGGGCCCAACGGCGCCGGCAAAAGCACGACCATCAAGATCCTGACCGGCATCATTCCCGATTTCGACGGCGAGGTGACGGTGTTGGGGCTGGACATCCGCAAGCAACCCGTGGAGGTGAAGAAACAGATCGGCTACATTCCCGAGAACGCCGCGCTCTACGACACGCTCACGCCGCTGGAGTATTTATATTTCGTTGGGCAGCTTTACAAGATGGACCTGGCCATTGTCGACAAAAAAGCCAAAGAACTGCTGGAGCTTTTCGAACTCAGCGAGCACCTCGACTCGCGCATGACCACGTTCTCCAAAGGCATGCGTCAAAAAGTATTGCTCATCGCCGGCATGATCCACAACCCCGCGCTGCTCTTCCTGGACGAACCGCTGTCGGGGCTGGATGCCAACGCCGTCATCCTGGTGAAGGAAATTCTTTCACAGCTTAAACAGGCGGGCAAAACGATCTTCTACAGTTCGCACCTCATGGATGTGGTCGAAAAAGATTTCCGACCGCATCATCATCATCAACAAAGGCGAGGTGATCGCCAACGGCACGTTTGCCGAGTTGAACGCCCAGGCGACCGGCTCGCTTGA